Proteins encoded in a region of the Bombiscardovia apis genome:
- a CDS encoding HAD family hydrolase: protein MNGYPGEVELPADTIVATDLAETAQGKPIYNVIFDFGNVLVDWDPRAVFVARYSSESIEQMMDNDISGFYNANDMMNEGYSGEEAVAWVSEHRGEPWASMFQYYCDNMVDALTGPMVGARKLVEDLKAAGIGVWGLSNWSAETFPLVWERYEILHMLQGKVVSGYAHKLKPHTDIYELALEEFNIEADGAVFVDDLGVNILGANSAGIRGIRYEDPYGLRTALIESGIDIPQVQ from the coding sequence ATGAACGGTTACCCCGGTGAAGTCGAGCTTCCAGCCGACACAATAGTGGCCACAGACCTAGCTGAGACGGCCCAAGGCAAGCCCATATACAACGTGATTTTCGACTTCGGCAATGTGTTGGTGGATTGGGATCCGCGCGCCGTTTTTGTGGCTCGGTATTCGTCTGAAAGCATCGAGCAGATGATGGACAACGATATTTCGGGCTTCTATAACGCCAACGACATGATGAACGAGGGCTATAGTGGCGAAGAAGCGGTTGCTTGGGTGAGTGAGCATCGCGGCGAACCTTGGGCCAGTATGTTCCAGTATTACTGCGACAATATGGTCGATGCACTGACGGGGCCGATGGTGGGCGCTCGCAAGCTAGTTGAAGACCTGAAAGCTGCCGGCATAGGCGTTTGGGGCCTATCCAACTGGTCAGCCGAGACTTTCCCGCTAGTTTGGGAGCGTTATGAGATTCTTCACATGCTCCAAGGCAAGGTAGTTTCAGGTTACGCACACAAGCTCAAGCCGCATACTGACATCTATGAACTAGCCTTAGAAGAGTTCAATATTGAGGCGGATGGCGCGGTATTCGTGGATGACTTAGGAGTCAATATATTAGGCGCCAACTCGGCAGGTATCCGAGGTATTCGCTATGAGGATCCGTACGGCTTGCGCACCGCCCTTATCGAATCAGGTATCGACATACCTCAAGTGCAGTAG